Proteins encoded together in one Lathyrus oleraceus cultivar Zhongwan6 chromosome 5, CAAS_Psat_ZW6_1.0, whole genome shotgun sequence window:
- the LOC127085892 gene encoding cryptochrome DASH, chloroplastic/mitochondrial has translation MAIFLCTTLPFLPLTTSFNSSKSTLSSILTNTTARYHFSTIAMNSFTTTTSASSSSMQYVPEQDSNEMERVANLTFQRYTSNSTKRSGKGTAIVWFRNDLRVLDNEALYKAWLSSQTLLPVYCVDPRLFATTYHFGFQKTGALRAQFVLECLADLRKNLMNRGLNLLIQLGKPEDIIPSLAKAYGAHTVYAQKETCSEELNVERSVSRCLQQVGVSSDESAGDARTSNSDPKLQFVWGTTMYHRDDLPFDVTCLPDVYTQFRKTVEAKCAVRSSIKLPSSLGPSPPIEDWGCLPSLEQLGLCSQNVSKGMKFVGGETAGLSRIYDYFWKKDLIKVYKETRNGMLGSDYSTKFSPWLASGSLSPRLIHDEVKRYENERQANSSTYWVLFELIWRDYFRFLSVKYGNLLFHIGGPRNVQRNWSQDKKLFESWRDGCTGYPLIDANMKELSTTGFMSNRGRQIVCSFLVRDMGIDWRMGAEWFETCLLDYDPCSNYGNWTYGSGVGNDPREDRYFSIPKQAQTYDPEGEYVAYWLPRLLTIPREKRNFPGSLYIRQIVPLKFGTTGRHNKEETSLGGARRRNDRRWNRN, from the exons ATGGCCATTTTCCTCTGCACTACACTTCCTTTTCTTCCTCTAACAACCTCTTTCAATTCATCCAAATCCACTCTATCATCCATTCTCACCAATACAACAGCACGATATCACTTCTCAACCATCGCCATGAACTCCTTCACCACCACCACGTCAGCATCTTCTTCCTCAATGCAGTACGTGCCAGAGCAAGACTCTAACGAAATGGAACGTGTTGCGAACCTAACTTTTCAAAGGTACACTTCTAATAGCACCAAGAGGAGTGGTAAAGGTACGGCAATAGTTTGGTTTAGAAACGATCTCAGAGTTTTGGATAATGAGGCTCTGTACAAAGCTTGGCTTTCTTCTCAAACTCTATTGCCTGTTTACTGTGTTGATCCTCGACTCTTTGCCACTACTTACCATTTCGGATTTCAAAAAACTGGAG CATTGAGAGCACAGTTTGTACTAGAATGTTTGGCTGACTTGAGGAAGAATCTAATGAATCGGGGACTTAATTTGCTTATTCAACTTGGGAAGCCTGAAGATATTATACCTTCTCTAGCTAAAGCTTATGGAGCTCATACA GTTTATGCACAGAAAGAAACTTGCAGTGAGGAGTTGAATGTTGAAAGGTCTGTTAGCAGATGTCTTCAGCAAGTGGGGGTATCATCGGATGAATCTGCCGGGGATGCAAGAACTTCAAACAGCGACCCCAAGTTACAGTTTGTTTGGGGAACCACCATGTACCACCGAGATGATCTTCCATTTGATGTCACTTGTTTGCCGGATGTTTATACTCAATTTCGTAAG ACTGTCGAAGCCAAATGTGCTGTGCGCTCATCCATCAAACTGCCATCATCACTTGGACCTTCTCCCCCTATTGAGGATTGGGGATGTCTTCCTTCATTGGAGCAGCTGGGACTTTGCTCACAGAAT GTTAGCAAGGGGATGAAATTTGTGGGGGGTGAAACTGCCGGATTGAGCAGAATATATGACTACTTTTGGAAGAAG GATTTAATAAAGGTATACAAAGAGACCCGAAATGGGATGTTAGGGTCTGATTATTCTACTAAATTCTCACCATGGCTTGCATCCGGAAGTTTGTCACCTCGTCTCATACACGATGAG GTGAAGAGATATGAGAATGAAAGACAAGCAAACAGTTCTACCTACTG GGTTTTGTTCGAGTTGATATGGAGGGATTATTTTCGATTTCTATCAGTCAAATATGGAAATTTACTTTTCCATATCG GTGGACCCAGGAATGTTCAGCGTAATTGGAGCCAAGACAAGAAATTATTTGAATCCTGGAGAGATGGTTGTACAGG GTATCCTCTGATAGATGCCAACATGAAAGAACTATCAACTACAGGTTTCATGTCAAATCGTGGGCGGCAG ATTGTGTGTTCCTTCCTAGTTCGTGACATGGGCATAGATTGGCGCATGGGAGCAGAATGGTTTGAGACGTGTCTCTTGGATTATGATCCGTGTTCTAATTACGGGAACTGGACTTACGGATCAG GAGTTGGGAATGATCCCAGGGAAGACCGTTATTTCAGCATACCGAAACAA GCACAAACATATGACCCAGAAGGTGAATATGTTGCATACTGGTTGCCTCGGTTACTAACAATCCCAAGAGAAAAAAGGAATTTTCCTGGTAGTTTATACATTCGTCAAATTGTGCCTCTTAAGTTTGGAACAACTGGGAGACACAATAAGGAGGAGACTTCACTTGGTGGAGCAAGAAGAAGAAATGATCGAAGATGGAATAGGAATTAG